In the Brassica napus cultivar Da-Ae chromosome A7, Da-Ae, whole genome shotgun sequence genome, one interval contains:
- the LOC106356839 gene encoding F-box/LRR-repeat/kelch-repeat protein At1g09650 produces MKQKGKRNRSDMGEVPQVLVEEILERLDVKSLVRFTSVSKQWSSMIKSRSFALRHLIRAQSRDPHILVGGDQLRCESNPYPWLRTLELLDPFIMVNYIPKPNRTSTQFTQSCDGLVCIYDFEQVVYVFNPATRWCRFLPPAMIQQINNLSISQVGISRRPFLGFGKDAVTSKYKIVWLYNPLEPDLDGQTTTCEVFDFTTYTWRHVIGSPHLICDDFKSHPVHLDGSINWLTAYLNGTTKIVCFDLHTEVFQVMSEIPIAHADPHRSIMCSLHNRLCVSEMKRNNIQDIWLLNSLKVWEKTYSINLTLIVRLYGEYNGFPISPVTVFDKTRLLYLHPIITQPSLLIQDTIKESDRFAFSGLDYFNHVITFVPSLISI; encoded by the exons ATGaaacaaaaaggaaagagaAACAGAAGCGATATGGGAGAAGTACCACAGGTTCTTGTGGAAGAGATCTTAGAGAGACTTGACGTAAAATCGCTGGTAAGATTTACATCTGTTTCCAAGCAGTGGAGCTCGATGATCAAATCGAGATCCTTTGCATTGAGACATCTGATCAGAGCGCAGTCACGAGATCCCCATATACTCGTAGGGGGTGATCAACTTCGCTGTGAATCAAATCCTTACCCTTGGCTAAGGACTTTGGAATTACTTGATCCATTTATTATGGTCAATTATATCCCCAAACCAAATCGAACAAGTACTCAATTCACTCAAAGCTGTGATGGTCTTGTTTGCATCTACGATTTTGAACAAGTGGTGTATGTCTTCAATCCAGCGACTAGATGGTGTCGATTTCTTCCTCCGGCTATGATTCAACAAATCAACAATCTTAGTA tttctcAAGTAGGTATTTCCAGACGACCTTTTCTAGGGTTTGGTAAAGACGCTGTGACAAGCAAGTACAAGATTGTGTGGTTATACAATCCTTTAGAACCAGATCTAGATGGTCAAACCACTACTTGCGAGGTTTTTGATTTCACCACTTATACATGGAGACATGTGATTGGCTCTCCACACCTGATATGTGATGATTTCAAATCTCACCCGGTACATTTAGATGGATCAATTAACTGGCTTACTGCTTATCTTAATGGGACAACAAAGATAGTATGTTTTGATCTTCACACTGAGGTTTTTCAAGTGATGTCAGAAATTCCGATTGCTCATGCAGATCCTCATCGAAGTATCATGTGCAGTCTGCATAATCGTCTCTGCGTATCCGAGATGAAACGCAACAACATTCAGGATATATGGTTACTGAATTCACTTAAGGTATGGGAGAAGACTTACAGTATAAATCTAACACTGATTGTTCGGTTATATGGCGAATACAATGGTTTTCCAATATCACCGGTCACAGTTTTTGACAAAACAAGGTTACTATATCTTCACCCGATTATCACACAACCTTCTTTACTGATACAAGATACTATAAAAGAGTCGGATCGTTTTGCGTTCTCCGGACTGGATTATTTCAACCATGTTATTACTTTTGTTCCAAGCTTGATCTCTATTTAG
- the LOC111214632 gene encoding uncharacterized protein LOC111214632, with product MADQEDQHTGETPENRSQKDTGLESEDKRQDPRAEEVKEVEANPLNISQDHDDKTRDDKLIEVTKTEALEFLLNAYKDVTSTMEKARVIQELTDHWKETKASIPPHVINPTRKRKGVDKFSDIDHRSFQCICGQRFYQQSNLTTHRKRCRYAETERIFKLVPKKMRSVFNIFCAPSDGSQRIKRQSKLRSAYNITEKSLPVSSSSNQRRAIESVQAAFKGSTTEERSLFIHSLREVWCFSTHSLRMKTREDAEIKHSRAQIDLSNLQREEILSQVGPAIALLKLKQDSFPPHVDVDEEEEA from the exons ATGGCGGATCAAGAAGATCAACACACGG GTGAAACACCAGAGAACCGGAGTCAAAAAGACACTGGTCTAGAGTCTGAAGATAAACGCCAAGATCCTCGCGCTG AGGAGGTGAAGGAAGTAGAAGCAAACCCACTGAACATATCT CAGGACCATGATGATAAGACACGTGATGATAAACTGATAGAAGTCACAAAAACAGAAGCTCTTGAGTTTCTCCTCAATGCTTACAAAGATGTAACTTCAACAATG GAGAAGGCTAGGGTCATACAAGAACTGACAGATCATTGGAAGGAGACAAAAGCTAGTATTCCCCCCCATGTCATCAATCCAACAAGAAAGAGAAAAGGAGTTGACAAGTTCAGTGACATCGATCATAGAAGCTTTCAATGCATCTGTGGACAGAGATTCTACCAACAAAGCAATTTAACCACACACAGGAAGAGATGTAGATATGCAGAGACAGAGAGAATCTTCAAACTTGTCCCCAAGAAGATGAGATCTGTCTTCAATATCTTCTGTGCTCCCTCTGATGGAAGTCAGAGAATTAAAAGACAAAGTAAGCTTAGATCTGCCTACAACATCACTGAAAAATCACTTCCAGTCAGTTCTAGTTCCAACCAAAGAAGGGCTATTGAGTCTGTTCAAGCTGCCTTCAAAGGGTCTACGACAGAG GAGAGATCTCTCTTCATACACAGTTTGAGGGAAGTATGGTGTTTTTCAACACACAGTCTACGTATGAAGACAAGAGAAGATGCAGAGATCAAACATTCTAGAGCTCAGATTGACTTGAGCAATTTGCAGAGGGAAGAGATTTTGTCTCAAGTTGGTCCAGCAATAGCCCTCCTTAAGTTGAAGCAAGATTCTTTTCCTCCTCATGTTGAtgtcgatgaagaagaagaagcatga
- the LOC106353215 gene encoding axial regulator YABBY 1-like — MSMSSMSSPSSAVFSPEHLSPSEHLCYVQCNFCETILAVSVPYTSLFKTVTVRCGCCTNLLSVNMRSLVLPASNQLQLGPQSYFTPQNILEELREAPSNMNMMMINQHPNMNDIPSLMDLHQKHEIPKAPPTNRPPEKRQRVPSAYNRFIKEEIQRIKAGNPDISHREAFSAAAKNWAHFPHIHFGLMPDNQSVKKTNMPQQEGEENMGMKEGFYAPY; from the exons atgtctaTGTCGTCTATGTCATCTCCTTCCTCAGCTGTTTTTTCACCAGAGCACCTCTCTCCCTCTGAACATCTTTGCTATGTCCAATGCAACTTTTGCGAAACTATTCTTGCG GTTAGCGTTCCTTACACAAGCTTGTTCAAGACCGTAACCGTCCGATGTGGCTGCTGTACCAATCTTCTTTCGGTGAACATGAGATCGCTTGTCCTCCCAGCGTCTAACCAGCTCCAGCTTGGTCCTCAATCTTACTTCACACCCCAAAATATTctg GAGGAGCTGAGAGAAGCACCATCAAACATGAATATGATGATGATAAATCAACATCCTAATATGAATGACATACCATCTCTCATGGATCTTCATCAAAAACATGAGATTCCTAAAGCACCACCCACTAACCGCC CTccagagaaaagacagagagtCCCATCCGCATATAACCGATTCATcaa GGAGGAGATCCAACGTATCAAAGCCGGTAATCCTGATATAAGCCACAGAGAAGCCTTTAGTGCTGCTGCCAAGAAT TGGGCCCACTTCCCCCACATACACTTCGGGCTCATGCCAGACAATCAATCCGTGAAGAAAACCAACATGCCCCAACAG GAGGGTGAGGAGAACATGGGGATGAAAGAAGGGTTCTACGCTCCTTATTAA
- the LOC106353216 gene encoding autophagy-related protein 8e-like, producing the protein MNKGSSFKLDNDFEKRKAEAGRILEKYPDRIPVIVEKAEKSDIPDIDKKKYLVPSDLTVGQFVYVIRKRIKLSAEKAIFIFVDNVLPPTGEIMSSVYEEKKDQDGFLYITYSGENTFGASSI; encoded by the exons ATGAATAAGGGCAGCAGCTTTAAGCTGGACAACGATTTCG AAAAGAGGAAAGCTGAAGCTGGAAGGATCTTAGAGAAGTACCCTGACAGAATCCCG GTGATTGTGGAAAAGGCTGAGAAAAGTGATATCCCAGACATTGACAAGAAAAA ATACCTTGTGCCATCAGACCTAACAGTTGGACAATTTGTGTATGTGATTCGCAAGAGAATCAAACTAAGTGCAGAGAAAGCAATCTTCATATTCGTAGACAATGTCCTTCCTCCCACAGGAGAGATTATGTCAAGCGTCTACGAGGAGAAGAAAGACCAAGATGGCTTCCTCTACATCACTTACAGTGGTGAGAACACATTTGGTGCTTCCTCAATCTGA
- the LOC106353214 gene encoding scarecrow-like protein 27 — protein MPLSFERFQGEGAFGVVSSLYSDPQKIWFSQDKTGAEQDLGYVVGGVLPEPTSVLDALRSPSPLASHSSTTTTMTLSSSHGGGTVTAATTAGDDKCSQMGLDDLDDGGQEQSILRLIMDPGSGFGVFDPGFGFGSGSVPVNPLLSCSFPYQEELTFSNPPSSPPAKRFNSGSHQPVFPFPDPDPGHDPFLVRRQQQFQFPFQFQSHQQQLPSSSSSLPPVPPPGTAGDDQTVIIEQLFNAAELIGNNNNNGDHTALAQGILARLNHHLSYNNNKNPPFQRAASHITESLLSLINNASPPLISPENLILRIAAYRTFSETSPFLQFVNFTANQSILESCNDELGFDRIHIIDFDVGYGGQWSSLMQELASRRRNRTSSLKITVFAPPPSTVSDEFELRFTEENLRSFAGEVKIPFDIELLSLELLLNPAYWPVSLRSSEKEAVAVNLPVNSVVSGYLPLILRFLKQISPNVVVCSDRGCDRNDAPFPNAVIHALQYHTTLLESLDANQGHEDESVERFWVQPSIEKLLMKRHRWIERSPPWRSLFAQCGFSPAGLSQTAEAQAECLLQRSPVRGFHVEKRQGSLVMCWQRKELVTVSAWKC, from the coding sequence ATGCCCTTATCCTTTGAAAGATTTCAAGGGGAGGGGGCGTTTGGTGTTGTTTCTTCTCTCTATTCAGATCCTCAGAAAATCTGGTTTAGTCAAGACAAAACCGGAGCAGAACAAGATCTTGGTTATGTTGTCGGTGGTGTTTTACCGGAGCCGACGTCCGTTCTCGACGCTTTAAGGAGTCCTAGCCCTCTCGCTTCTCACTCttcaaccaccaccaccatgactctctcttcctctcacGGCGGTGGTACCGTCACCGCCGCCACAACCGCCGGTGACGATAAATGTAGTCAAATGGGTCTAGACGATCTCGACGACGGAGGTCAAGAACAGAGCATCTTAAGGCTTATCATGGACCCGGGTTCAGGCTTCGGTGTTTTCGACCCGGGtttcggattcggatccgggtcTGTCCCGGTGAATCCTCTGTTATCTTGTAGCTTCCCTTATCAAGAAGAGTTGACGTTCTCCAACCCACCGTCATCTCCTCCCGCGAAACGGTTCAATTCAGGATCTCATCAACCCGTTTTCCCAtttccggatccggatccgggtCACGACCCGTTTCTCGTCCGCCGTCAACAGCAATTCCAGTTTCCGTTTCAGTTTCAGTCTCACCAGCAACAACTCCCGTCGTCTTCCTCGTCTTTGCCTCCGGTTCCGCCGCCGGGAACGGCCGGCGATGACCAAACGGTCATCATCGAGCAGCTGTTCAACGCGGCGGAGCTTATCGGAAACAATAACAACAACGGCGACCACACCGCTCTCGCGCAAGGGATATTGGCGCGGCTCAATCACCATCTcagctacaacaacaacaagaacccTCCGTTTCAAAGAGCGGCTTCTCACATAACCGAATCTCTCCTCTCACTCATCAACAACGCATCCCCACCGTTAATCTCACCAGAGAATCTGATCCTTCGAATCGCTGCGTACAGAACATTCTCCGAAACGTCGCCGTTTCTTCAATTCGTCAACTTCACAGCGAACCAGTCGATTCTCGAGTCATGCAACGACGAGCTAGGGTTTGATCGGATCCACATTATCGACTTCGACGTTGGATACGGAGGACAATGGTCGTCGTTGATGCAAGAGCTTGCTTCAAGGAGAAGAAACAGAACATCGTCTCTGAAAATAACGGTTTTTGCTCCTCCTCCGTCGACGGTTTCCGACGAGTTCGAGCTTAGATTCACGGAGGAGAATCTCAGAAGCTTCGCCGGAGAAGTCAAGATTCCGTTTGACATCGAGCTGTTGAGCCTCGAGCTTCTTCTGAACCCAGCTTATTGGCCTGTCTCTCTCCGTTCGTCGGAGAAAGAAGCTGTCGCGGTGAATCTTCCCGTTAACTCCGTCGTCTCTGGATACCTTCCGTTAATTCTCCGTTTCCTAAAACAGATCTCTCCAAACGTCGTCGTTTGTTCAGACAGAGGATGTGACCGTAACGACGCGCCGTTTCCTAACGCTGTGATCCACGCGCTTCAGTACCACACCACTCTGCTTGAGTCTCTTGATGCTAATCAAGGCCACGAGGATGAGAGTGTTGAGAGGTTTTGGGTGCAGCCTTCGATTGAGAAGCTGTTGATGAAACGACACCGTTGGATTGAAAGATCACCGCCGTGGAGAAGCTTGTTTGCACAATGTGGGTTTTCTCCGGCGGGTTTGAGTCAGACGGCGGAGGCTCAGGCGGAGTGTTTGTTGCAGAGGAGTCCGGTCAGAGGGTTTCATGTTGAGAAAAGACAGGGTTCACTTGTTATGTGTTGGCAAAGGAAAGAACTCGTTACTGTCTCTGCTTGGAAGTGTTAG